The genomic stretch ATGTATGTTTTACTTGAACAAAAAATGAGGTGGTCATGTAAACCCACGTGACAATTtaagattaagaaaaaataaagatttgTTCATTATAATTGATGTGGAGATTTTGTCATAATCTATTTGTTCATTCTATTCTAATTGATGTAGAGATTTTATCATGATCTCTTACTAATGTTGATTATAAAAGGAGTATCTTTGTTATGATGGATTTAGGAGTCAAAGTCCTTCAAAAGCAGAAAAAGAGAACTATTTGTTGAGGAAGCAAAGGGCCCACACACAAGACTTGAGGTTATGCAATTCATTTGCTCTGCCATTAATGGAACAGCAACTGGCATATGCCTACTATATACTCTCAAATAATCTTTACTTGTATGTTTAACcgttgaattaaaaacaaatggGGTCCAAATGTGGGGCACTTACATGATTTTGGTCCCTTTGCAAAATCCATGGCCTAAAACCCACATTTATGTGTTCCTTGGATGCAATATAAAATctaattcttctctctttttctctcaatCTCCACTTCCTGCCGACACTTGTTATATTTACCATTAACTGTTTTTGACATGAGATTAATTATCATGAACTACTACTCTTTTCATCCAATCAGATATTTCTGTTTGTGGCAATATATAATTAGAAATTTATGACACTTATGTTGCATATATATCATGTAAGTGAAATTTGGAACAACAAACGTATAAATCTTCAAATGCGCTTGTAACATATCGATGTCATTCATTTCATCAGTAATTAGTTACATTACATATGAAGTTTCAAATGTTAGTCTTCCTTTaaatatgttgatgacattgtggTTTAATGAAGGATCTTTGAGGGATGCATTTGAGTTGATCGacctctttttattattttgttctttGGGGTGGCCCTTATGGCCATGGGTTGTGGGTGCATCACTTGATTGTCCTTACTATTAACATCTTTTTCTGAATTTCACAACCACCCAGGTGGATCAATTTTGGCACCGTTTGCCGACTCTTTCGCTCCTTTGTATTTTGCACTGAGAGACGTTAAGGAAGTTATGCCAACTGAGCAGCCTTGTGATTTAGCATATGAATTTGGGGATGGGCTTTTCGATGTGAAAGAATTCCCACAAGGATCATTTGTGATTATGTAATGTCGGTGTGCTGCTGTGAGGGAATACATTGCAACTAGATTTTTGGTTCAATAATGTCACCttcattttcaggaaaaagaTTGAAGATATTCCTGAGGAAAGACGTCATCGGCTGCTGCTTCTGTTAAAACCTAGGTATGTTCCTCTCTCCTTTATGGAAATACTTATATTCAGTAACTTAAATTTGTATTCCAAATTGATCTTTACTAAGTATGAGAATGTATATCTTTGGGAGATTTTTTGCAGACTTGTATCAATCGCTTGGCAGATAGCAGGTTCGCGATATGAGGATTCCAAGCTTGTAAAGAAAAGTGCATCGCAGTTGTTCGCCAACTCCAACAAAGATGATGTTATGCTTGAATATTATAACTGCCGAACAACCGGAGGTTAGTCAGGTGAATCGGTTCATTGTTATTGTAGGTACTGGTCATACATTAATATAATGAATGCATTCTGTTCCCCATCACTCCATGCTTTTCTTGGAGAGGAGCGAAATggaaatgaattaaaaaatacaGTCCCCATGAAAAGGCCTAtggacttttttctttttcctagtTTCATGTAAACATAAATCAGAGTGATTAAAAAATGTCTTTCCCTATTTAGCTCCTCAACTATGATACCAAAAATTTtctaatttgaataattattttagaaTCCCTTAAGTTGAATTAGGAACTGTTTCTTTCTCTGCGATTTCATCCTGCACTTTTTAATAGCTTCTGCTTGCAAAATTCTTCTACTATTGTGCTTGAATGTATCTTTTTtggttgaaaagaaaagaaaagaaaaaagaaattctctgtatgtgtgaaagagagagagagtgtgtgtgtataATTCTCCTTCCATATTTAGCCCGTCTTAATCTTTAAAAGCTAAGGTTGATTTTGAACATTTGTGTCATAGGACCGATGCCACTTTCCTGGATAAATTCCTACAGAAAGGTAAACTCACAATTCCTTTTTGCTCTTTGCTCTTGTAAAATTTATTTGAAGGCTCTGGTTGATTCCTCTGCTACTTTTAAAGGCTATATTTTCTTGCACTGATGGGAAGGCCTATGGACGTCTCATTGGTAAGTTTATTACTTTTTGGCTGAGAAATGCATGGATGCCTTTGCTCAGTTACTGATTCAAGTGACATATGGCGATGAACTTACGTaccatttctttttcttatatatcTCTAGTTTGCAGTGTTCCAACTGTGTATATCACTTTTATCTCAAATCACTTGCAGCAGCAAGTAGgctaaacaaaagaaagaaaaaaaagtaacattatagtatttttaattgatttataccTTGAATCTTTGTATATTCATGCAATATTGTAATTGATGAGATGAACATTCAATTTTACTTGTCAATTTTCTCTGCTAGAGAGGAAGTAAAAAAGAAATGGTGACAAGTGACAACTTTTATGAGGAACTTTTATGATTGATTTGGTGTGTTTGATTGTTCATATTGATCAAATAAAATAGCTATTATTAGAACAGATCAACAGAATATGTGCCCATACACACAgaaggaaaaattaaaagaaaataagaaacatctAAATTTTCTAATTACAATATTTGAAATCTCTCCATAATGATGTCAACCTTGTATAGTATCACTCTTCACTTTTTTAGATTGTGATTTCTTAATGTCGAGCATAGAACTATAGTTGGAGATTGAAGAGGTTTCAAATGTTAGTCTTCCTTTAAATATGCTGATGTCATTGTGGTTTAATGAAGGATCTTTGAGGAATGCATTCGAGTTGATCAAccttttttcattattttgttcTTTGGGGTGCCCTTATGGGTTGTGGGTGCATCATGGTTACAAGGTTATACTTGATTGTCCTTGCTATTAACATCTTTTTCTGAATTTCACAACCACCCAGGTGGATCAATTTTGGCCCCATTTGCTGACTCTTTCGCTCCTTTGTATTTTGCACTGAGAGACATTAAGGAAGTTATGCCAACTGAGCAGCCTTGTGATTTAGCATATGAATTTGGGGATGGGCTTTTCGATGTGAAAGAATTCCCACAAGGCTTTCCAAAACCTGGTAAGCACCATTTGTTTCTTTCATACAATTTGTTTATGACTGTCCGTTCATATTGCATCTTCATACTATTATCATACCATTACCTGAATTCTAAACTCGCCATAATTTTACTCTAAACTTCTCTAGATTTCAGCATGGTCTACTACTATGTCATTGTTTTCTTGGTGACCCTTTTACCACTTCATATGTTTCTTATTCTGTTAAGTGATTATACAACAAATAACAAACAGGGTGGCTATGCATTGCTTAAGGTGCTGCCACGTGCCGACTTTATTTAATTTCGGTTGTCTCTGGTATTTGCAGTTAAACATCCTTACCCTTTCAACGATCAACTTGTTATATATATCCGTCTTATAGGTCCAGGGGTTTGTATAGGTCAAGCATGGCAAGAAGGAACAAAGATAGAGCAAGTGCCACGAAAATTATGCAGCGAAATTTTAATGGTGAAGGATTATAGATCATTGTGAGATCATTGAATACAGCATTTCATGATAAATACATATCTAACTAAAGCAAACGAATCTATTCAtaaggaacctaattaaaaaacaTTAAACATAAAGACAGTTAGACAGAGTctataaaacacaaaaaaacaagGCACTACATAATGATAATAAAGTTATGGATTCAAGAGATAGTGTAGGAAATCCTTCACCAAAAAGGTACCCAAAATGCAAACCATCTTTAAGTGATTATAGGCTTGGCTTAATTAACCGCATTTCAGATGAGCAACTTGGAAGACCAAAGTGGAACGGTGAAACTAAGCTTTCATGATAGAGTTCAAAGATCCTTCCAGATGAGTGCTGAGTTAAAGGACAAAGTTTGGGCATGCCATCACTGGAGCTGTCAATATTAGGAATATCTATGCTGCCatcatttaaattacataaaacaAACTTGCCACTCGGAGCAATAGCAAGAAGAACATCTTTCAACATGTATATAGGCTGTAGGCTTAAAGGACGACGACCGAGTAGCGGGTGGTGGGGGATTATGGCCAATTTAGTCCAAGACTGAGGAACTCCATACTCCTTCATCAACCAGACAGTCCAATGAGTTTTCTTAGTCTCATAACAAACAGCAAGACAATCCCTCAAGATACCCAATTGGGGAGTCACCCTGTGATCATCATCTGAATCCCTGTTGGGAAGGGAAAACTGATTAAAAGTCTCTTTGACCAAGTCAAGGGAAAGAACCCACACAAAACTAAGATAGCGGTGAAAAAGCCAATTCAGAGTGCCAGTGCCACTTACAAAAAGCCCTACAAGATTCACCTGACAACCCCTGTAATTGCCGTCACGAAAATTACGGGAGAAATCCTGGATTGTTCTCCAGGTAGATTTTGGGCCGAATGTAAACATGCGTGATTTCTTATCCAGAATCGCGAAAAGCTTATACTTGTCATTCACATGATCATAACCGAATCCGCAAGTGCAGAGGAGACCTCCAATTTCAAGCGGCTGAGAGGTGAATCCAGTGCAGGGGTTCCACAGCATGGCACGATGGCTTATTACGAATCCATCCTGGCGCTCTTCATCGTGCAAGCACAGCAATCCATTGCAAGAGCCAATGATGAGGCGGAAGCGTCGTCCCTCATAGGGAACTACTTTAGTGGGTTCATGGGGAGCGTTCTCCATCACAGATCGTACGGAGAACACTCCGATTATGGGGTATCTGTAGGTTTGGCTATAATAGGCCATGAGTGGGTGGCTCAAGCCTGGATCCACCGCCATTGAACGCCGAAGGTGGTCCTTGGCAAATTGGGAACTGGAAATTAGGGTTCTCCATGAACTGCAGACGCTGTTCCTTAATGGAACGAGAGACCTCGCCGGTATCCTCAGCAGGATTTCCGCTATGAGCTCGTCCAGAAGGATAGGCGGTGGTTTTGTCGTGGTACAGCGGAGCAGTTCCGGCCACCCCCCGGTGGTTGTGACAACCTTCCCCTTCTTCGGAACAGCATCATCATCAACAGGAATGGGACCCCTCCTCATACGTACGAGGAAACTACACAATATAGGAGGAATAAGAAATCAAAAacaatataattactaaaattcaAATCTCATCTgtattgccatttaatttacaaaAGAAAACATACATGGAGATTCTATAAGAAGTAAAACAGAGGTTTACCTAAAGGAAGACGGCGCCGGCGATGGTGAGAGGAAGTGAATGATCTGCGCTTGAGTTGGAGCTCCAGATCTATCCAATGTTCAACAAGAGGGTTTCGAATTCTCGGCATCAGGAATTGATTCTTAATCTAATCTGTCTGGGCCCACAGCCAATTCAAATCTCAgcagttaactagtttatcttgCGTTTGTTTCCGGAACAAcataaaacaagataagatacaTAAAAAATAGAGACataatattttatgtatttatattttatttaataataaattataataaattatacaaatttaatttatttttatttttttatttaaaaattttgagatgaaaaatataataataaaaaatataattataaaaaattaataagttaTATCTTTTATTAGTGTTTCTATGTCTTTTCTGTCAGAATgaatactaaatttactaattcaGTATTTTGGGATACAATATCTCTCTATATCTTCTATGTCAAACACTATCTTGTGTCTGTATATCTTTGTCTTAATGTCTTGTCTCTGTAAACAAATACATTCTTATATACTCATTTTAAATCTAATATATTCAAATtcgatttaatttaaaattaccaATCtcgttatatatttaaatatttttatcaactaagtctaattaaattaatttaaatttaataaaaattactcaCATATAtgtatgttaattactttttttataaaaaataatattataatatttttacaataacataaaaaatattttattttaacaccAAAAAtgcttaattttttatattaatttttttttaggtcTTTTTCATACATAATTTGTGTGTCTTAATTTAAACACAATCATTACTAAATATTTAACCACTTTCCAGAACAACgattattttagaataa from Arachis hypogaea cultivar Tifrunner unplaced genomic scaffold, arahy.Tifrunner.gnm2.J5K5 arahy.Tifrunner.gnm2.scaffold_59, whole genome shotgun sequence encodes the following:
- the LOC114927221 gene encoding uncharacterized protein isoform X1 — translated: MPTEQPCDLAYEFGDGLFDVKEFPQGSFVIMKKIEDIPEERRHRLLLLLKPRLVSIAWQIAGSRYEDSKLVKKSASQLFANSNKDDVMLEYYNCRTTGGPMPLSWINSYRKAIFSCTDGKAYGRLIGGSILAPFADSFAPLYFALRDIKEVMPTEQPCDLAYEFGDGLFDVKEFPQGFPKPVKHPYPFNDQLVIYIRLIGPGVCIGQAWQEGTKIEQVPRKLCSEILMVKDYRSL
- the LOC114927221 gene encoding uncharacterized protein isoform X2 yields the protein MPTEQPCDLAYEFGDGLFDVKEFPQGSFVIMKKIEDIPEERRHRLLLLLKPRLVSIAWQIAGSRYEDSKLVKKSASQLFANSNKDDVMLEYYNCRTTGGPMPLSWINSYRKAIFSCTDGKAYGRLIGGSILAPFADSFAPLYFALRDIKEVMPTEQPCDLAYEFGDGLFDVKEFPQGFPKPGPGVCIGQAWQEGTKIEQVPRKLCSEILMVKDYRSL
- the LOC114927220 gene encoding F-box/kelch-repeat protein At3g23880; translated protein: KDMRRDNDDAVPRKEKVVTTRGENRPSQTSFLVRMRRGPIPVDDDAVPKKGKVVTTTGGWPELLRCTTTKPPPILLDELIAEILLRIPARSLVPLRNSVCSSWRTLISSSQFAKDHLRRSMAVDPGLSHPLMAYYSQTYRYPIIGVFSVRSVMENAPHEPTKVVPYEGRRFRLIIGSCNGLLCLHDEERQDGFVISHRAMLWNPCTGFTSQPLEIGGLLCTCGFGYDHVNDKYKLFAILDKKSRMFTFGPKSTWRTIQDFSRNFRDGNYRGCQVNLVGLFVSGTGTLNWLFHRYLSFVWVLSLDLVKETFNQFSLPNRDSDDDHRVTPQLGILRDCLAVCYETKKTHWTVWLMKEYGVPQSWTKLAIIPHHPLLGRRPLSLQPIYMLKDVLLAIAPSGKFVLCNLNDGSIDIPNIDSSSDGMPKLCPLTQHSSGRIFELYHESLVSPFHFGLPSCSSEMRLIKPSL